A section of the Buteo buteo chromosome 27, bButBut1.hap1.1, whole genome shotgun sequence genome encodes:
- the ZDHHC4 gene encoding palmitoyltransferase ZDHHC4 isoform X2 codes for MDFLTLFLIYLCFVLTAIALLCICTGRKESCLARSINGASQVLSFVIPTRLQRVTQKALHRLFHTRSCLFVVLHVALQAAVYGEYTWEVFVYCWELQFHLLLLLLPYLLLAGNMGCFILCSQANPGIITKSNHASLVKIYVYDGVLFQKGIVCPTCNMEKPARSKHCSFCSICVHRFDHHCVWVNNCIGAFNAKYFFLYLFTLTAMAATVAIITAAFLIQVVLLSNMMHGSYIDDQGQERAVEILFLIQTTNVSALDSYKGILVRKCLLMFEQYHYHSPVLEFNSEKSCFNCIMSAKPEVVPDCSLFIWQFVFR; via the exons ATGGACTTTCTGACACTCTTCTTGATTTACTTGTGTTTTGTTCTCACTGCTATTGCTCTACTCTGCATCTGCACGGGAAGGAAGGAGAGTTGCCTCGCAAGAAGCATCAATGGTGCAAGCCAG GTATTGTCATTTGTAATCCCCACACGGCTCCAGAGAGTGACACAGAAGGCACTTCACAGGCTCTTCCACACAAG aagctgtttgtttgttgtcCTGCATGTAGCCTTGCAAGCTGCAGTGTATGGGGAATACACATGGGAAGTGTTTGTTTactgctgggagctgcagttccacctcctcctcctgctgctgccctacctgctgctggctgggaacATGGGCTGTTTCATTCTCTGCTCCCAGGCCAATCCGG GTATAATAACAAAATCAAATCATGCATCATTGGTTAAGATTTATGTATATGATGGTGTATTATTTCAGAAAGGCATTGTGTGTCCTACGTGCAACATGGAGAAGCCAGCCAGATCAAAACATTGCA GTTTCTGCAGTATATGTGTACATCGTTTTGATCACCACTGTGTGTGGGTCAACAACTGCATTGGTGCCTTCAATGCAAAGTATTTCTTCCTTTACCTCTTCACACTGACTGCCATGGCTGCAACCGTTGCAATCATCACCGCAGCATTTCTCATCCAAGTGGTGCTGCTGTCAAATATGATGCATGGGAGTTACATTGATGACCAAGGACAAGAGCGTGCTGTTGAGATTCTCTTCCTCATTCAG ACAACAAATGTTTCAGCCTTGGACTCTTACAAAGGGATCTTGGTCAGGAAATGTTTGCTCATGTTTGAGCAGTACCATTACCACTCCCCAGTATTGGAATTTAACTCAGAGAAGAGCTGCTTCAACTGTATCATGTCAGCAAAACCTGAAGTTGTACCAGATTGTAGCCTCTTCATTTGgcagtttgttttcagatga
- the ZDHHC4 gene encoding palmitoyltransferase ZDHHC4 isoform X1: MDFLTLFLIYLCFVLTAIALLCICTGRKESCLARSINGASQVLSFVIPTRLQRVTQKALHRLFHTRSCLFVVLHVALQAAVYGEYTWEVFVYCWELQFHLLLLLLPYLLLAGNMGCFILCSQANPGIITKSNHASLVKIYVYDGVLFQKGIVCPTCNMEKPARSKHCSFCSICVHRFDHHCVWVNNCIGAFNAKYFFLYLFTLTAMAATVAIITAAFLIQVVLLSNMMHGSYIDDQGQERAVEILFLIQHLFLTFPRIVFMLGFVILLTLVLGAYCCFNLYLALTNQTSNEWYKSRRHGCSHHLALQPHDRRVVYKNIYSKGIWMNLKEIFKPPTVLERKKKT; the protein is encoded by the exons ATGGACTTTCTGACACTCTTCTTGATTTACTTGTGTTTTGTTCTCACTGCTATTGCTCTACTCTGCATCTGCACGGGAAGGAAGGAGAGTTGCCTCGCAAGAAGCATCAATGGTGCAAGCCAG GTATTGTCATTTGTAATCCCCACACGGCTCCAGAGAGTGACACAGAAGGCACTTCACAGGCTCTTCCACACAAG aagctgtttgtttgttgtcCTGCATGTAGCCTTGCAAGCTGCAGTGTATGGGGAATACACATGGGAAGTGTTTGTTTactgctgggagctgcagttccacctcctcctcctgctgctgccctacctgctgctggctgggaacATGGGCTGTTTCATTCTCTGCTCCCAGGCCAATCCGG GTATAATAACAAAATCAAATCATGCATCATTGGTTAAGATTTATGTATATGATGGTGTATTATTTCAGAAAGGCATTGTGTGTCCTACGTGCAACATGGAGAAGCCAGCCAGATCAAAACATTGCA GTTTCTGCAGTATATGTGTACATCGTTTTGATCACCACTGTGTGTGGGTCAACAACTGCATTGGTGCCTTCAATGCAAAGTATTTCTTCCTTTACCTCTTCACACTGACTGCCATGGCTGCAACCGTTGCAATCATCACCGCAGCATTTCTCATCCAAGTGGTGCTGCTGTCAAATATGATGCATGGGAGTTACATTGATGACCAAGGACAAGAGCGTGCTGTTGAGATTCTCTTCCTCATTCAG CACCTTTTCTTGACTTTTCCTAGGATTGTCTTCATGCTTGGTTTTGTCATTCTTCTCACACTTGTACTGGGTGCATACTGCTGTTTCAATCTATATTTGGCCTTAACCAACCAAACTTCCAATGAATGGTATAAATCCAGAAGACATGGGTGTTCCCACCATCTAGCATTGCAGCCTCATGACAGACGAGTTGTCTACAAAAACATTTACTCTAAAGGAATCTGGATGAATTTAAAGGAAATCTTTAAGCCTCCTACAGtgttggaaagaaagaagaaaacgtGA